The Thermoplasmata archaeon genome window below encodes:
- a CDS encoding dihydrofolate reductase family protein has protein sequence MTLPRPLVWVNCAASADGRLAFDRGARARLSGPEDLARVQRLRAESDGIVIGVGTAIADDPSLRVHWELLDGAPGSPPARIVLDSAGRLPATSRLLDGSLPTIIATSERCARQYPAHVTTIVAGAERVDLERLYPELHARGHRRLLVEGGARVLASALKPGLFDRFTIYIAPLIIGEHEAPPVVSGPAARRMEDVLPLDLLAVDRLGAGYVASYGPPRAAPPLPP, from the coding sequence ATGACGCTCCCCCGGCCGCTCGTTTGGGTCAACTGCGCCGCCTCCGCCGACGGACGTCTCGCCTTCGACCGTGGAGCGCGCGCGCGCCTATCCGGTCCAGAGGACCTCGCCCGTGTGCAGCGCCTCCGGGCGGAGTCGGACGGCATCGTGATCGGCGTCGGGACCGCGATCGCGGATGATCCGTCCCTGCGCGTCCACTGGGAGCTGTTGGACGGCGCGCCGGGAAGCCCTCCGGCACGCATCGTGCTCGATTCGGCCGGACGCCTTCCGGCGACCTCCCGTCTCCTCGATGGAAGTCTCCCGACGATCATCGCGACGAGCGAGCGGTGCGCGCGACAGTACCCGGCCCACGTTACGACGATCGTTGCGGGCGCCGAGCGCGTGGACCTCGAGCGGCTCTATCCGGAGCTCCACGCGCGGGGCCACCGTCGCCTCCTAGTGGAGGGGGGGGCGCGAGTACTCGCGAGCGCGCTCAAGCCGGGCCTCTTCGACCGGTTCACGATTTACATCGCGCCCTTGATCATCGGCGAGCACGAGGCTCCGCCGGTCGTATCGGGCCCGGCGGCGCGCCGGATGGAGGACGTCCTTCCGCTCGACCTCCTCGCGGTCGATCGTCTCGGGGCCGGCTACGTCGCCTCGTACGGCCCGCCTCGCGCGGCCCCGCCGCTTCCACCGTGA